A DNA window from Pseudomonas wuhanensis contains the following coding sequences:
- a CDS encoding glycine cleavage system protein R, with protein MSTPTVREQFLVISALGANPMELTNVLCRASHENRCAVVTSRLTRHGECSALILEISGSWDALARLEGSLPVLAKRHAFTVNVIRSAALENRPQALPYVAYVSSAYRPDIINELCQFFMDHNVELENLTCDTYQAPQTGGTMLNATFTVTLPAGTQISWLRDQFLDFADAMNLDALIEPWRPQNPM; from the coding sequence ATGTCCACCCCCACAGTTCGCGAACAATTCCTTGTAATCAGTGCCCTCGGCGCCAACCCCATGGAGCTGACTAACGTCCTGTGCCGCGCCAGCCATGAAAACCGCTGCGCCGTGGTCACCTCTCGCCTGACGCGTCACGGCGAATGCAGTGCGCTGATCCTCGAGATCTCCGGCAGCTGGGACGCCCTGGCGCGTCTCGAAGGCAGCCTGCCAGTGCTGGCCAAACGGCACGCCTTCACCGTTAACGTGATCCGCAGCGCTGCCCTGGAGAACCGCCCCCAGGCCCTGCCGTACGTTGCCTATGTCAGCTCGGCCTACCGCCCGGACATCATCAACGAGCTGTGCCAGTTCTTCATGGATCACAACGTCGAGCTGGAGAACCTGACCTGCGACACCTATCAGGCCCCGCAGACCGGCGGCACCATGCTTAACGCCACGTTCACCGTGACCTTGCCGGCCGGCACTCAGATCAGCTGGTTGCGTGACCAGTTCCTGGATTTCGCCGACGCCATGAACCTGGACGCACTGATTGAACCGTGGCGCCCACAAAACCCAATGTAA
- a CDS encoding peroxiredoxin translates to MAVAIDQPVADFEAPATSGQSVSLAGLKGKQVVIYFYPKDSTPGCTTQGQGFRDQLDAFKAANTEVFGVSRDSLKSHENFKAKQEFTFELISDKEEALCQLFDVIKLKKLYGKEYMGVDRSTFLIDKNGVLRQEWRGVKVPGHVDAVLAAAQALNKA, encoded by the coding sequence ATGGCCGTAGCCATCGACCAACCGGTTGCCGACTTCGAAGCACCCGCCACCAGCGGGCAATCCGTCAGCCTCGCGGGCCTCAAAGGCAAGCAAGTGGTGATTTACTTCTATCCGAAGGACAGCACGCCGGGCTGCACCACCCAAGGTCAGGGTTTTCGTGATCAGCTTGACGCCTTTAAGGCCGCCAACACGGAAGTCTTCGGCGTGTCTCGCGACAGCCTGAAATCCCACGAAAACTTCAAGGCCAAGCAGGAGTTCACCTTCGAGTTGATCAGTGACAAAGAAGAAGCGCTGTGCCAGCTATTCGACGTGATCAAACTGAAAAAGCTCTACGGCAAGGAATATATGGGCGTTGATCGCAGCACGTTCCTGATCGACAAGAACGGCGTGTTGCGTCAGGAATGGCGCGGCGTGAAGGTACCGGGGCATGTGGATGCGGTTTTGGCTGCTGCTCAGGCGCTGAACAAGGCCTGA
- a CDS encoding AI-2E family transporter produces MFKVLRDWIQRYFSDEEAVVLAVLLFLAFTAVLTLGGMLAPVLAGMVLAYLMQGLVVTLERLRVPGGAAVGLVFALFMGLLLVFIIIVVPLLWHQLITLFNELPGMLAKWQSLLLLLPERYPHLVSDEQVLQAIEVARGEIGKFGQWALTFSLSSLPLLVNIMIYLVLVPILVFFFLKDREMIGQWVRGYLPRERALITRVAQEMNRQIANYIRGKVIEIFICGGVTYIAFVALGLNYSALLALLVGVSVVVPYVGAVVVTVPVLLIALFQWGWSDQFIYLMAVYGIIQTLDGNVLVPLLFSEAVNLHPVAIICAVLLFGGLWGFWGVFFAIPLATLFKAVLDAWPRKEPMVAPLL; encoded by the coding sequence ATGTTCAAAGTGTTACGCGACTGGATTCAGCGCTATTTCTCGGACGAAGAAGCCGTGGTGCTGGCGGTGCTGCTGTTTCTGGCATTTACCGCGGTGCTCACCCTGGGGGGAATGCTCGCGCCAGTATTGGCCGGTATGGTGCTGGCGTATCTGATGCAGGGGCTGGTGGTGACTCTCGAGCGCCTGCGCGTGCCGGGTGGCGCGGCGGTGGGGCTGGTTTTCGCGTTATTCATGGGGTTGTTGCTGGTCTTTATCATCATCGTGGTACCACTGCTCTGGCATCAACTGATCACGTTGTTCAACGAATTGCCCGGCATGCTCGCCAAGTGGCAGTCGCTGCTGTTGCTGCTGCCCGAGCGCTATCCGCACCTGGTGTCGGATGAGCAAGTGCTGCAGGCGATCGAAGTGGCGCGGGGGGAGATCGGCAAGTTCGGTCAGTGGGCGCTGACATTCTCGCTGTCGAGTCTGCCGTTGCTGGTGAACATCATGATCTACCTGGTGTTGGTGCCGATCCTGGTGTTCTTCTTTCTCAAGGATCGGGAGATGATCGGCCAGTGGGTGCGCGGTTATCTGCCGCGCGAGCGGGCGCTGATCACCCGGGTCGCTCAGGAAATGAACCGGCAGATCGCCAATTATATTCGCGGCAAGGTCATCGAAATTTTCATTTGCGGTGGCGTGACTTACATCGCATTTGTGGCGCTGGGGCTTAACTATTCAGCGTTGCTGGCGTTGCTGGTGGGTGTGTCGGTGGTGGTGCCGTACGTCGGGGCGGTGGTGGTGACCGTGCCGGTGCTGCTGATCGCACTGTTCCAATGGGGTTGGAGCGATCAGTTCATCTATTTGATGGCGGTCTACGGGATCATCCAGACACTGGACGGCAACGTGCTGGTGCCGCTGCTGTTCTCGGAAGCGGTCAACCTGCACCCGGTGGCGATCATTTGCGCGGTGCTGTTGTTTGGCGGGTTGTGGGGCTTTTGGGGCGTGTTCTTTGCGATTCCACTGGCGACGCTGTTCAAGGCCGTGCTGGATGCCTGGCCGCGCAAAGAGCCAATGGTGGCGCCGCTGCTTTAA
- a CDS encoding sulfurtransferase TusA family protein, which yields MTDAVTHDAELDASGLNCPLPLLKAKLELNRLASGAVLKVIATDAGSQRDFRTFARLAGHTLLREEDEAGVYRYWLKKA from the coding sequence ATGACTGACGCTGTAACCCACGACGCCGAACTGGACGCCAGCGGTCTGAATTGCCCGTTGCCCTTGCTCAAAGCCAAACTGGAACTCAACCGACTGGCCAGCGGAGCGGTACTCAAGGTGATCGCTACCGATGCAGGTTCCCAGCGCGACTTCCGCACCTTTGCCCGATTGGCCGGTCATACGCTGCTTCGTGAAGAAGATGAGGCGGGCGTTTACCGCTATTGGTTGAAAAAAGCCTGA
- a CDS encoding M48 family metalloprotease, whose protein sequence is MTFLRPTLLTLACLLASPGFADDLPSLGDASSAIVSPQQEHQLGRAWLALLRSQVSQLNDPQLKDYVESSVYRLVETSQVNDRRLEFILINSPQLNAFAAPGGIVGVNGGLFLNAQTEGEYASVLAHELAHLSQRHFARGVEASQRMQVPMMAALLAGIVIAAAGAGDAGIAAIAGTQAAAIQEQRRFSRQNEQEADRIGIMNLEKAGYDPRSMPSMFERLMRQYRFDAKPPEFLLTHPVTESRIADTRNRAEQAKPGGIEDSMRYQLIRARVQLIYEETPGLGAKRFRAQLDENPKNDVARYGLAIAQIKGGQLNEARENLKLLLAKSPNEIIYNLAQVDLDITNNRLPDAQSRVDRMLTQYPGNYPLNQVRVDLLLKQNRAADAEKALENLLKSRPDDPDVWYMVAETRGLSGNIIGLHQARAEYFALVGDYRQAIQQLDFAKRKAGSNFPLSSRIDARQRELMEQERMVKDMMG, encoded by the coding sequence ATGACTTTTTTGCGCCCTACCCTGCTGACGCTCGCTTGCCTGCTCGCCTCACCGGGCTTCGCCGACGACTTGCCGTCACTCGGTGACGCCAGTTCTGCCATCGTCTCGCCGCAACAGGAACACCAACTGGGCCGTGCATGGCTGGCACTGTTGCGCAGCCAGGTGTCGCAGCTCAACGATCCGCAACTCAAGGATTACGTCGAGTCCAGCGTCTACCGACTGGTGGAAACCAGCCAGGTCAATGACCGGCGCCTGGAGTTCATCCTGATCAACAGTCCGCAGCTCAACGCCTTTGCCGCGCCGGGCGGGATCGTCGGCGTCAACGGTGGCTTGTTCCTCAATGCCCAGACCGAGGGCGAGTATGCCTCGGTACTGGCCCACGAACTGGCTCACTTGTCGCAGCGTCACTTTGCCCGCGGTGTCGAAGCGTCGCAACGCATGCAAGTGCCCATGATGGCAGCCCTGCTGGCCGGGATCGTAATTGCCGCGGCCGGGGCAGGCGATGCCGGGATTGCGGCCATTGCCGGTACTCAGGCAGCGGCGATTCAGGAACAACGACGCTTCTCGCGCCAGAACGAACAGGAAGCCGACCGTATCGGCATCATGAATCTGGAAAAGGCCGGTTACGATCCACGCTCGATGCCGTCCATGTTCGAACGGCTGATGCGCCAGTACCGCTTCGATGCCAAGCCACCGGAGTTCCTGCTGACTCACCCGGTAACCGAATCGCGGATCGCCGACACCCGCAACCGCGCCGAACAGGCCAAACCGGGCGGCATCGAAGACAGCATGCGTTACCAGCTGATTCGGGCACGCGTGCAGTTGATCTATGAAGAAACCCCTGGCCTGGGCGCCAAGCGCTTTCGGGCTCAACTCGATGAAAACCCGAAAAACGACGTGGCGCGCTACGGCCTGGCGATCGCCCAGATCAAAGGCGGCCAGCTGAATGAGGCTCGCGAGAACCTCAAGCTGCTGCTGGCCAAATCGCCGAACGAGATCATCTACAACCTGGCGCAAGTCGATCTGGACATCACCAATAATCGTCTGCCCGATGCTCAATCAAGGGTCGACCGGATGCTCACTCAATATCCCGGCAACTACCCGCTGAATCAGGTGCGTGTCGACCTGCTGCTCAAGCAGAATCGAGCAGCCGATGCGGAAAAAGCGCTGGAGAACCTGCTCAAGAGCCGCCCTGATGATCCGGACGTCTGGTATATGGTGGCCGAGACTCGTGGCCTGTCGGGCAACATCATCGGCCTGCATCAGGCTCGCGCGGAGTACTTTGCGCTGGTCGGCGACTATCGCCAGGCGATCCAGCAACTGGACTTCGCCAAGCGCAAGGCTGGCAGCAACTTCCCGTTGTCATCGCGGATCGATGCGCGGCAACGTGAGCTGATGGAGCAGGAGCGCATGGTCAAGGACATGATGGGCTGA
- a CDS encoding DegQ family serine endoprotease, with translation MSIPRLKSYLSVFATVLVLGQAVTAQAVELPDFTQLVEQASPAVVNISTTQKLPDRKVSSEQMPDLEGLPPMLREFFERGMPQQPRSPRGDRQREAQSLGSGFIISSDGYILTNNHVIADADEILVRLADRSELKAKLIGTDQRSDVALLKIEGKDLPVLKLGKSRDLKPGQWVVAIGSPFGFDHTVTQGIVSAIGRSLPNENYVPFIQTDVAINPGNSGGPLFNLAGEVVGINSQIYTRSGGFMGVSFAIPIDVALDVSNQLKSGGKVSRGWLGVVIQEVSKDLAESFGLEKPAGALVAQIQDDGPAAKGGLQVGDVILSMNGQPIVMSADLPHLVGALKAGSKADLEVIREGKRKNVELTVGAIPEEGKELEALPKSSVERSSNRLGVSVAELTDEQKKAYDLKGGVVIKEVQDGPAALIGLQPGDVITHLNNQAIGSSKEFTDIAKALPKNRSVSMRVLRQGRASFITFKLAE, from the coding sequence ATGTCGATACCACGCTTGAAGTCTTACCTCTCTGTTTTTGCCACCGTGCTGGTGCTCGGTCAGGCGGTCACTGCGCAAGCGGTCGAGTTGCCTGACTTCACGCAACTGGTCGAGCAGGCCTCGCCCGCGGTGGTGAACATCAGTACCACCCAAAAGTTGCCGGACCGCAAAGTGTCCAGTGAGCAAATGCCAGACCTTGAAGGCTTGCCGCCGATGCTGCGCGAGTTCTTCGAGCGTGGCATGCCGCAACAGCCACGCTCGCCTCGTGGCGATCGCCAGCGCGAAGCGCAATCCCTGGGTTCGGGTTTCATCATTTCGTCTGACGGCTACATCCTGACCAACAACCATGTGATTGCCGACGCCGACGAGATTCTCGTGCGCCTCGCCGATCGCAGTGAGTTGAAAGCCAAGCTGATCGGTACCGATCAGCGTTCCGACGTCGCCTTGCTGAAAATTGAAGGCAAGGATCTGCCGGTCCTGAAACTTGGCAAATCGCGAGATCTGAAACCCGGTCAGTGGGTTGTGGCCATCGGCTCGCCGTTCGGCTTTGATCACACCGTGACTCAAGGCATCGTCAGTGCCATCGGTCGAAGTCTGCCGAACGAAAATTATGTGCCATTCATCCAGACCGACGTGGCGATCAACCCGGGTAACTCTGGTGGTCCGCTGTTCAACCTGGCCGGTGAAGTGGTCGGCATCAACTCGCAGATCTACACTCGCTCCGGCGGTTTCATGGGCGTGTCGTTCGCAATCCCTATCGATGTCGCGTTGGATGTTTCCAATCAGCTGAAAAGCGGCGGTAAGGTCAGTCGTGGCTGGTTGGGTGTGGTGATCCAGGAGGTGAGCAAGGATCTGGCCGAGTCGTTCGGTCTCGAGAAGCCGGCCGGTGCGCTGGTGGCTCAGATCCAGGATGACGGTCCGGCTGCCAAGGGTGGCCTGCAAGTGGGCGACGTGATCCTGAGCATGAACGGTCAACCAATCGTCATGTCCGCCGATCTGCCGCACCTGGTGGGCGCGTTGAAGGCTGGCTCGAAAGCCGATCTAGAAGTGATCCGCGAAGGCAAACGCAAGAACGTCGAGCTGACCGTCGGCGCTATCCCTGAAGAAGGCAAAGAGCTGGAAGCCCTGCCTAAATCCAGTGTCGAGCGCAGCAGCAATCGCCTGGGCGTTTCCGTGGCGGAATTGACGGATGAACAGAAGAAAGCCTACGACCTCAAAGGTGGTGTGGTGATCAAGGAAGTTCAGGACGGTCCTGCTGCCCTGATCGGTTTGCAGCCGGGCGATGTGATCACTCACCTGAACAACCAGGCGATCGGCTCTTCCAAGGAGTTCACGGACATTGCCAAGGCGCTGCCGAAGAACCGCTCGGTGTCGATGCGGGTTCTACGTCAAGGTCGCGCCAGCTTCATCACCTTCAAACTGGCTGAATAA
- a CDS encoding MucB/RseB C-terminal domain-containing protein — protein MRAIPLLTLLLSGWFVVPAHADEAQDWLKRLGQAEQTQSFHGTFVYERNGSFSTHNIWHRVQDGKVRERLLQLDGSAQEVVRIDGHTQCVSGTLIAGLGDSPNSTARALDPQKLKNWYDLAVIGKSRVAGRSAVIVSLKPRDQHRYGFELHLDKETGLPLKSLLLNDKGQLLERFQFTRLDTAEVPSDSDLQAGSDCKPVNLDSDKASAVKTAQVWHSDWLPPGFELTSSSSHKDPDTKVQVNSLMFDDGLARFSVFLEPLNGATVTDTRTQLGPTVAVSRRLTTPQGEIMVTVVGEIPIGTAERIALSMRNDAAATSKQ, from the coding sequence ATGCGCGCCATACCTCTACTTACGCTTCTGCTCAGTGGCTGGTTTGTTGTTCCAGCCCACGCCGATGAAGCCCAGGACTGGCTGAAGCGTCTGGGACAGGCCGAGCAAACGCAGAGCTTTCACGGTACTTTCGTCTACGAGCGTAACGGTAGTTTCTCTACCCATAACATCTGGCATCGCGTCCAGGATGGCAAGGTCCGCGAGCGTTTACTCCAGCTCGACGGTTCGGCACAGGAAGTCGTGCGCATTGATGGGCATACTCAATGCGTTAGCGGCACCCTGATAGCAGGGCTGGGGGACTCACCCAACTCCACCGCTCGTGCACTCGATCCACAAAAGCTAAAGAATTGGTACGACCTTGCCGTCATCGGCAAGTCGCGTGTGGCCGGGCGTTCGGCGGTGATCGTGTCGTTGAAGCCTCGCGATCAGCATCGCTACGGTTTTGAGCTGCATTTGGACAAGGAAACCGGTTTGCCGTTGAAGTCATTGTTGCTCAATGACAAAGGGCAACTGCTGGAGCGGTTCCAGTTCACCCGGCTGGATACTGCCGAGGTGCCTTCCGACAGCGATTTGCAGGCAGGTTCTGACTGCAAGCCCGTTAACCTCGACAGTGACAAGGCGTCCGCCGTCAAGACCGCGCAGGTCTGGCATTCGGACTGGTTGCCGCCAGGTTTCGAACTGACCAGCAGTAGCTCTCACAAGGATCCGGATACCAAAGTCCAGGTCAACAGTCTGATGTTCGACGACGGTCTGGCCCGATTCTCGGTGTTCCTGGAGCCATTGAACGGGGCAACAGTCACCGACACGCGTACCCAGCTTGGGCCAACAGTCGCTGTCTCCCGTCGCTTGACCACTCCGCAAGGCGAAATAATGGTGACCGTGGTCGGTGAAATACCGATTGGTACCGCCGAACGGATTGCGCTGTCCATGCGCAACGATGCCGCGGCTACCAGCAAGCAGTGA
- a CDS encoding sigma-E factor negative regulatory protein, with translation MSREALQESLSAVMDNEADELELRRVLNAFDDVETRETWARYQIARAVMHKDLLLPRLDIAAAVSAALADEAVPAKASRGPWRSLGRLAVAASVTVAVLAGVRLYNQDEIAGVELAQQSSQPGLTAPQVKGPAVLAGYNESSEATGPMANGVLQGQPGWHDQRLPGYLRQHAQQAALKGTESALPYARAASLENR, from the coding sequence ATGAGTCGTGAAGCCCTGCAGGAATCGCTGTCCGCAGTGATGGATAACGAAGCGGACGAATTGGAATTGCGTCGGGTGTTGAATGCCTTCGACGATGTTGAAACTCGCGAAACCTGGGCTCGTTACCAGATCGCTCGGGCAGTTATGCACAAGGACCTGTTGCTTCCTCGTCTGGACATCGCTGCGGCAGTCTCTGCTGCGCTGGCTGACGAAGCCGTACCGGCAAAAGCCTCTCGCGGTCCATGGCGCAGCCTGGGTCGTCTGGCAGTCGCTGCTTCGGTGACCGTTGCCGTGCTGGCAGGTGTTCGTCTGTACAACCAAGACGAGATCGCCGGTGTCGAGTTGGCCCAGCAATCCAGCCAACCGGGTCTGACCGCTCCTCAGGTCAAGGGCCCCGCTGTATTGGCAGGCTACAATGAGAGTTCGGAAGCCACTGGCCCTATGGCCAACGGCGTATTGCAAGGCCAACCAGGCTGGCACGATCAGCGTCTGCCAGGTTACTTGCGCCAACATGCTCAACAGGCTGCATTGAAAGGTACTGAGAGCGCTCTGCCTTACGCTCGTGCAGCAAGCCTGGAAAACCGCTAA
- the rpoE gene encoding RNA polymerase sigma factor RpoE: MLTQEEDQQLVERVQRGDKRAFDLLVLKYQHKILGLIVRFVHDTHEAQDVAQEAFIKAYRALGNFRGDSAFYTWLYRIAINTAKNYLVSRGRRPPDSDVSSEDAEFYDGDHGLKDLESPERALLRDEIEGTVHRTIQQLPEDLRTALTLREFDGLSYEDIASVMQCPVGTVRSRIFRAREAIDKALQPLLQEN, encoded by the coding sequence ATGCTAACCCAGGAAGAGGATCAGCAGCTGGTCGAGCGCGTTCAACGCGGCGACAAGCGAGCTTTCGATCTGCTAGTGCTGAAATACCAGCACAAAATTCTCGGGTTGATCGTGCGTTTCGTGCACGACACCCATGAAGCCCAGGATGTCGCACAGGAAGCCTTTATCAAGGCGTACCGTGCACTTGGTAATTTTCGCGGAGACAGCGCGTTTTATACGTGGCTTTACCGTATCGCCATCAACACGGCGAAAAACTATCTGGTTTCACGCGGCCGTCGGCCGCCGGATAGCGATGTCAGTTCCGAGGATGCAGAGTTCTACGATGGCGATCATGGCCTCAAGGATCTCGAGTCGCCAGAACGTGCATTGCTGCGGGATGAGATCGAAGGCACCGTCCATCGAACCATTCAGCAACTGCCAGAAGATTTGCGTACGGCTTTAACTTTACGTGAATTCGATGGTCTGAGTTACGAGGACATTGCCAGCGTCATGCAGTGTCCGGTGGGTACCGTGCGCTCCCGGATTTTCCGCGCCCGGGAGGCCATCGATAAAGCCCTGCAGCCGTTGTTGCAGGAAAACTGA
- the nadB gene encoding L-aspartate oxidase — protein sequence MSQQFQHDVLVIGSGAAGLSLALTLPGHLRIAVLSKGDLANGSTFWAQGGVAAVLDDTDTVESHVEDTLNAGGGLCHEDAVRFTVEHSREAIQWLIDQGVPFTRDEQSGTEDGGFEFHLTREGGHSHRRIIHAADATGAAIFRTLLDQAKQRPNIELLEQRVAVDLITQKRLGLEGDRCLGAYVLNRGTGEVDTYGARFVILASGGAAKVYLYTSNPDGACGDGIAMAWRSGCRVANLEFNQFHPTCLYHPQAKSFLITEALRGEGGHLKLPNGERFMQRFDPRAELAPRDIVARAIDHEMKRLGIDCVYLDISHKPEDFIKTHFPTVYERCLEFSIDITKQPIPVVPAAHYTCGGVMVDQRGRTDVPGLYAIGETSFTGLHGANRMASNSLLECFVYARSAATDILEQLPEVSIPTALPVWDASQVTDSDEDVIIAHNWDELRRFMWDYVGIVRTNKRLQRAQHRVRLLLDEIDEFYSNYKVSRDLIELRNLAQVAELMIQSAMERKESRGLHYTLDYPNMLPVALDTILVPPTYAD from the coding sequence ATGAGCCAACAGTTTCAACACGATGTTCTGGTAATTGGCAGCGGTGCTGCCGGCTTGAGCCTTGCGCTGACCTTGCCCGGTCATTTGCGCATCGCCGTATTGAGCAAAGGCGACCTCGCCAATGGCTCAACCTTCTGGGCCCAGGGCGGTGTCGCCGCCGTTCTGGATGACACCGATACTGTCGAATCCCACGTCGAGGACACCCTCAACGCTGGCGGTGGCCTGTGCCATGAAGACGCCGTGCGCTTTACCGTCGAGCACAGCAGAGAAGCGATTCAATGGCTGATCGATCAAGGCGTACCCTTTACCCGCGATGAACAGTCTGGCACCGAAGACGGTGGTTTCGAGTTTCACCTGACCCGCGAAGGCGGTCACAGCCATCGGCGCATCATCCACGCTGCCGATGCGACGGGCGCGGCGATCTTCAGAACCCTGCTCGATCAGGCCAAGCAGCGTCCCAACATCGAACTGCTGGAGCAGCGAGTCGCGGTCGACCTGATCACCCAAAAGCGCCTGGGCCTTGAAGGCGATCGTTGCCTTGGCGCCTATGTGCTCAACCGCGGCACCGGTGAAGTCGATACCTATGGCGCGCGCTTCGTGATCCTTGCTTCGGGTGGCGCGGCAAAAGTCTACCTCTATACCAGCAACCCCGACGGTGCCTGCGGTGATGGCATCGCCATGGCCTGGCGTTCGGGCTGCCGGGTGGCGAATCTGGAGTTCAACCAGTTCCATCCCACCTGCCTTTATCACCCGCAAGCCAAGAGTTTCCTGATCACCGAAGCCCTGCGTGGCGAAGGCGGACACCTGAAGCTGCCCAACGGTGAACGCTTCATGCAGCGCTTCGACCCACGGGCGGAGTTGGCACCACGGGACATCGTCGCCCGCGCCATCGACCATGAGATGAAGCGTCTGGGTATCGACTGCGTCTATCTGGACATCAGCCACAAGCCCGAAGATTTCATCAAGACGCACTTCCCGACGGTCTATGAGCGCTGCCTGGAATTCTCCATCGACATCACTAAACAACCGATCCCGGTGGTGCCGGCGGCGCACTACACCTGCGGCGGCGTGATGGTCGACCAGCGAGGCCGCACTGACGTGCCGGGCCTGTATGCGATTGGCGAAACGAGCTTCACCGGCCTGCATGGCGCCAACCGCATGGCCAGCAATTCCCTGCTGGAATGTTTCGTTTACGCCCGCTCGGCGGCGACGGACATTCTTGAGCAGCTGCCAGAAGTGTCGATTCCGACCGCCCTGCCCGTTTGGGATGCGAGTCAGGTCACCGATTCTGACGAAGACGTGATCATTGCGCACAACTGGGACGAACTGCGGCGATTCATGTGGGACTACGTCGGCATCGTGCGCACCAACAAGCGCCTGCAACGGGCTCAGCACCGGGTGCGTCTGCTGTTGGACGAAATCGACGAGTTCTACAGCAACTACAAGGTCAGCCGGGATTTGATCGAATTGCGCAACCTGGCGCAGGTCGCCGAGCTGATGATCCAGTCAGCCATGGAACGCAAGGAAAGTCGCGGCCTGCACTACACCCTCGACTACCCGAACATGCTGCCGGTCGCCCTGGACACTATTCTGGTGCCGCCCACCTACGCCGACTGA
- a CDS encoding protein YgfX, whose translation MSSPSNAFECRWHASRQLLAAYLLAQLFALGSLFLLSIPLWASLLGVMLCVAHSIWVLPRQILLTHPQAFRGLRRDADGWQLWSQAQGWQPVQLRPDSLALPLIVVLRFRLRDERRVRAICVPRDSQAADVHRRLRVRLKFSRRRWAAPE comes from the coding sequence GTGTCCAGCCCAAGTAACGCGTTCGAATGCCGCTGGCATGCCTCACGGCAGTTGCTGGCGGCCTATCTTCTCGCCCAGCTGTTCGCGTTGGGCTCGCTGTTTCTTCTCTCGATACCGCTCTGGGCCAGCTTGCTCGGCGTTATGTTGTGCGTGGCTCACAGCATTTGGGTATTGCCGCGACAGATTCTGCTGACACACCCACAGGCCTTTCGCGGCTTGCGTCGCGATGCCGATGGCTGGCAGTTGTGGAGTCAGGCGCAAGGTTGGCAACCCGTACAGCTACGGCCGGACAGCCTGGCGTTGCCATTGATTGTGGTACTGCGTTTTCGTCTGCGCGATGAGCGACGGGTCAGGGCGATCTGTGTGCCGCGGGATTCGCAGGCGGCGGATGTGCACCGACGCCTGCGGGTCCGGCTCAAGTTCAGTCGGCGTAGGTGGGCGGCACCAGAATAG
- a CDS encoding succinate dehydrogenase assembly factor 2, translating into MVEQVELNRLYWHSRRGMLELDVLLVPFVKEVYPHLNQVDRDLYVRLLTCEDQDMFGWFMERAESEDPELQRMVRMILDRVQPK; encoded by the coding sequence ATGGTCGAACAAGTTGAACTGAATCGCCTCTACTGGCACAGTCGCCGCGGCATGCTTGAGCTTGACGTGTTGCTGGTGCCGTTTGTGAAAGAGGTTTATCCGCACCTCAATCAGGTGGATCGCGATTTATACGTCCGTCTGCTGACGTGTGAGGATCAGGACATGTTCGGCTGGTTCATGGAACGCGCCGAATCGGAAGATCCGGAGCTGCAGCGCATGGTTCGCATGATCCTGGATCGTGTCCAGCCCAAGTAA